Proteins from a genomic interval of Rhodococcoides fascians A25f:
- the rpmB gene encoding 50S ribosomal protein L28: protein MSAHCQVTGRTPGFGKSVSHSHVRTSRRWDPNIQRKTYYAPSLGRRVTLTLSTKGIKTIDRDGIDAVVAKIRARGEKI, encoded by the coding sequence ATGTCTGCGCACTGCCAAGTCACCGGCCGCACCCCCGGCTTCGGAAAGTCCGTCTCGCACTCCCACGTGCGCACCAGCCGCAGGTGGGACCCCAATATCCAGCGCAAGACCTACTACGCACCGAGCCTCGGCCGCCGCGTCACCCTCACGCTCTCGACCAAGGGCATCAAGACCATCGACCGCGACGGCATCGACGCCGTGGTCGCCAAAATCCGGGCACGTGGGGAGAAGATCTGA
- the rpmG gene encoding 50S ribosomal protein L33, producing the protein MMGKSTDVRPIVKLKSTAGTGYTYVTRKNRRNDPDRLVMKKYDPVVRKHVDFREER; encoded by the coding sequence CTGATGGGCAAGAGCACCGACGTCAGGCCGATCGTCAAACTCAAATCGACCGCCGGTACCGGTTACACCTACGTCACCCGGAAGAACCGTCGCAACGACCCCGACCGACTGGTGATGAAGAAATACGACCCGGTGGTGCGCAAGCACGTCGATTTTCGGGAAGAGCGTTAG
- the rpsN gene encoding 30S ribosomal protein S14: MAKKSKIEKNEQRKVIVARWATRRAELKEIIRKPSSSDSERAQAQAALQRLPRDSSPVRLRNRDAADGRPRGYLRKFGLSRVKMREMAHRGELPGVHKSSW; the protein is encoded by the coding sequence ATGGCGAAGAAGTCCAAGATAGAGAAGAACGAGCAGCGCAAGGTCATCGTCGCCCGCTGGGCAACGCGTCGCGCGGAGCTCAAGGAGATCATTCGCAAGCCCTCGAGCAGCGATTCCGAGCGCGCACAGGCCCAAGCAGCACTGCAGCGTCTGCCACGCGATTCGAGTCCGGTACGATTGCGCAATCGTGACGCTGCGGATGGACGTCCGCGCGGTTACCTACGGAAATTCGGGCTGTCCCGCGTGAAAATGCGCGAGATGGCACACCGTGGGGAGCTGCCAGGCGTCCACAAGTCGAGCTGGTAA
- the rpsR gene encoding 30S ribosomal protein S18 codes for MAVKRAPSKKVRAEAGRRPKKNPLNAAKVTTVDYKDINLLRQFISDRGKIRSRRVTGLTPQQQRQVAVAVKNAREMALLPFTSR; via the coding sequence ATGGCAGTCAAGAGAGCACCGTCGAAGAAGGTCCGCGCAGAGGCGGGTCGTCGACCGAAGAAGAACCCGTTGAACGCCGCCAAGGTCACCACGGTGGACTACAAGGACATCAACCTTCTTCGTCAGTTCATTTCCGATCGCGGCAAGATCCGCAGCCGTCGGGTCACCGGGCTCACCCCGCAGCAGCAGCGCCAGGTCGCTGTCGCAGTGAAGAACGCTCGTGAAATGGCATTGCTGCCGTTCACCAGCCGCTGA
- a CDS encoding AEC family transporter produces the protein MSGVLEGFTVIFVVIALGYLLAHLKVLGEHGQFVLSRLVFFVATPSLLFVTLANSDLSVILSPVLAVAGSTALLVGAIYFVIAKLALKRAVPDATVGALASSYVNAANLGIPIAVFVLGDANFVAPLLLFQIMIYTPIAVTILDISTKIDEVSLFKTVTTPFRNPIVLAGAAGLVLSITGFELPEALMQPFQLVGNASVPGALLAFGLSLYGARVLQKGISPRRDVALATVFKMALQPLLGYLMARFVFGLDGHDLFAIVVVSALPTAQNVFVFASRYQRGVVPARDTAFVTTLVSIPVIALVTVFLA, from the coding sequence ATGTCCGGCGTTCTCGAGGGCTTCACCGTCATCTTCGTCGTCATCGCACTGGGTTACCTGCTCGCCCACCTGAAAGTGCTCGGTGAGCACGGCCAATTCGTCCTCAGCCGACTCGTGTTCTTCGTCGCGACACCGTCACTGCTGTTCGTCACACTGGCGAACTCGGACCTGTCGGTCATCCTCTCGCCCGTGCTGGCCGTCGCCGGCTCTACGGCACTGCTCGTCGGAGCAATCTATTTCGTCATAGCGAAGCTCGCGCTGAAACGGGCCGTGCCCGACGCGACCGTCGGTGCGCTGGCGAGTTCGTACGTCAACGCCGCCAACCTGGGCATCCCGATCGCCGTGTTCGTACTGGGCGACGCCAACTTCGTCGCTCCCCTGCTGCTCTTCCAGATCATGATCTACACACCGATCGCCGTGACCATCCTCGACATCTCCACCAAGATCGACGAGGTCTCGCTGTTCAAGACCGTCACGACGCCGTTCCGAAACCCGATCGTGCTGGCCGGAGCCGCGGGACTCGTTCTGTCGATCACGGGATTCGAGCTGCCCGAGGCATTGATGCAGCCGTTCCAACTCGTCGGAAATGCCTCCGTACCCGGCGCATTGCTCGCTTTCGGTCTGTCCCTCTACGGTGCCCGAGTGCTGCAGAAGGGCATCAGTCCGCGGCGGGACGTCGCCCTGGCAACGGTGTTCAAAATGGCGCTGCAGCCACTGCTCGGCTACCTCATGGCCCGGTTCGTCTTCGGTCTGGACGGTCACGACCTGTTCGCCATCGTCGTCGTTTCGGCATTGCCCACCGCGCAGAACGTGTTCGTCTTCGCCAGCCGCTACCAGCGCGGAGTGGTACCCGCCCGTGACACTGCGTTCGTGACCACGCTCGTATCGATACCCGTCATCGCACTCGTGACGGTGTTCCTGGCGTGA
- a CDS encoding DUF1707 SHOCT-like domain-containing protein, translating to MSDQLPDRDRSRVRAADADRNLVAQLLSDAFANGQLTVSEYDERTAAVYEAKTYGELDLLTGDLALSPPPASAPSGGSSNDRVIAIMSGAVRKGEWTAASRIDAVAFWGGIELDLRRASFSTEETTINCVAIMGGIEVTVPPGVSVEVRGMGIMGGFEHVSASHPGAPRVIITGFAFWGGVSVDIKAPDK from the coding sequence GTGAGCGATCAACTCCCCGACCGAGATCGAAGCCGAGTACGGGCCGCCGACGCAGACAGGAACCTCGTCGCGCAGTTGCTCAGCGATGCGTTCGCGAACGGCCAGCTCACCGTGAGCGAGTACGACGAGCGCACTGCCGCGGTGTATGAGGCCAAAACCTACGGCGAACTCGATCTGCTGACCGGCGATCTGGCACTGTCTCCGCCTCCCGCGTCTGCACCGTCGGGTGGTTCCTCGAACGACCGCGTGATCGCCATCATGAGTGGTGCCGTGCGCAAAGGTGAGTGGACCGCCGCCTCGCGGATCGACGCCGTCGCCTTCTGGGGCGGAATCGAACTCGACCTACGACGGGCCTCGTTCTCCACCGAGGAAACCACCATCAACTGCGTCGCCATCATGGGCGGCATCGAGGTGACCGTGCCGCCCGGAGTGAGCGTCGAGGTCCGCGGCATGGGCATCATGGGCGGCTTCGAGCACGTCAGCGCGTCCCACCCCGGCGCGCCGCGGGTGATCATCACCGGCTTTGCGTTCTGGGGCGGCGTCAGCGTCGACATCAAGGCTCCCGACAAGTGA